DNA from Limnohabitans sp.:
GTCGGCATTTGCCGCGAAATTTCCGAACGATGGGCAAAAAGTGGTGCAGCTGTTACAACCCTTGCGCCCCCACTGGCAGTTTGAGGTGGTGCCTGTCAAGGATGGGGTACTGCCCGCCAGCCCCGAGGACTATGACGGTTACGTCATCACCGGCAGCCCGGCTTCGGTCAACGACGAGAGTCTGCCCTGGGTGGGGCAATTACTGGCTTTCATTGGGGCCGTTCATGCGACACGGCAGCCCCTGATCGGCTTGTGTTTTGGCCACCAAGCGGTGGCCCGGGCGCTGGGCGGGCAGGTGGCGCGCAACGCGGCTGGCTGGGGCCTTGGCACTGCGCCCACGCACTGGCATGCAACGCGGCCCTGGATGTCACCGCTCAAGACCACCACCACCTTGATGGCCGCGCACAACGAGCAGGTCACCCGCATGCCCGAAGGCGCAGTGTGTTTGGGCGGCAGTGACTTTTGTCCCATCGGCTCGATGCAGATCGGCCAG
Protein-coding regions in this window:
- a CDS encoding type 1 glutamine amidotransferase, with product MNLRIAVLLTNDDTSAFAAKFPNDGQKVVQLLQPLRPHWQFEVVPVKDGVLPASPEDYDGYVITGSPASVNDESLPWVGQLLAFIGAVHATRQPLIGLCFGHQAVARALGGQVARNAAGWGLGTAPTHWHATRPWMSPLKTTTTLMAAHNEQVTRMPEGAVCLGGSDFCPIGSMQIGQHIWTTQFHPEMPLVFMQALLGYLADKLDADTMARAHASLANAADVPLFGQWMVQFFDDCFERAQ